A single genomic interval of Amycolatopsis albispora harbors:
- a CDS encoding PEP/pyruvate-binding domain-containing protein, giving the protein MLAMVGGKAAGLGELVRAGERVPDGFCLTVDALAAGDIPERELLEAYRRLGGGRVAVRSSATAEDLPGASFAGQQDTFLNVDGEGPLVNAVRDCWKSLYSERAVAYRATAGIEDAAMAVVVQRMVDPVVAGVLFTANPITGCRTEMVVDAAPGLGTAIVDGTVVPDHYVLAHHSPATARNGWLDAHQLDQLREAGARLQRHFGAPQDIEWAIDADGVLWLLQSRPVTTLFPLPPDTGETRLYLEFGHIQGMLRPCTPMGVSLLKTGAAMWFHAHGVRDALRDPLPRLTPIGGRLYFDLTDFVRSKFLRKRLRTSLEVYGPRVRAAVERAMDDPRFTPRRGVPFRLGNTIRVTAKLTPSLLGGLVSSLARPDAARARAYRAVAEIRHRTTPPPEPATALTRLTWVAEESHGVVMGNGMLGLLGPLTAGIVSGTAPSALLDGIASPEELDVVLGGMPFNVTTEMDLALWRLAVNAAGHRELFLGLSPDELTAKYRAGELPDIGMAGFLAQYGMRAAAEIDVGMPRWEEDPTPLWATIANYLRVDAPEQAPDRRFRQAAAKAEAMIEELARRTRRTRPVRGRVAVFLMRRSRRLTGLREIGKFAWLPALQLSRRQLLLAGEELVARGLLTRADDVMFLDLQEAISAARDGTDYRDLVATRRAEHERELRRPTVPGALLSDGTDVETLAPAGPAEDGVLTGMAGAAGRATGRARVILDPADAHIEPGEILVAPTTDPGWTPLFLTTAGLVTETGSPVAHGPTVAREYGIPAVICVRGATREIKTGQLITIDGGAGTVRIDEPADHSAAASGRNP; this is encoded by the coding sequence ATGCTCGCCATGGTGGGCGGCAAGGCCGCCGGGCTCGGTGAGCTGGTCCGCGCCGGTGAGCGGGTCCCGGACGGCTTCTGCCTGACCGTCGATGCCCTGGCCGCTGGGGACATTCCCGAGCGCGAGCTGCTGGAGGCTTACCGGCGGCTCGGCGGTGGCCGGGTCGCCGTCCGCTCGAGTGCCACCGCGGAGGACCTGCCGGGGGCGAGCTTCGCCGGTCAGCAGGACACTTTCCTCAACGTGGACGGAGAAGGGCCGCTCGTCAATGCCGTCCGCGACTGCTGGAAGTCGCTGTACTCCGAGCGCGCGGTGGCCTACCGCGCGACGGCGGGCATCGAGGACGCCGCGATGGCGGTGGTGGTCCAGCGGATGGTCGACCCCGTGGTGGCCGGTGTGCTGTTCACCGCCAACCCGATCACCGGGTGCCGCACCGAAATGGTCGTCGACGCCGCACCCGGGCTGGGGACCGCGATCGTGGACGGCACGGTCGTGCCCGACCACTACGTCCTCGCCCACCACTCCCCCGCCACCGCCCGGAACGGCTGGCTCGACGCGCACCAGCTCGACCAGCTCCGCGAGGCCGGTGCGCGGTTGCAGCGGCATTTCGGTGCCCCGCAGGACATCGAGTGGGCGATCGACGCGGACGGTGTCCTGTGGCTGCTGCAGTCGAGGCCGGTCACCACCCTGTTCCCGCTGCCGCCGGACACCGGCGAAACCCGGCTGTACCTCGAATTCGGCCACATCCAGGGCATGCTGCGGCCGTGCACGCCGATGGGCGTCTCGCTGCTCAAAACCGGTGCGGCGATGTGGTTCCACGCCCACGGTGTCCGGGACGCCCTGCGTGATCCGCTGCCCCGGCTCACGCCCATCGGCGGGCGGCTCTACTTCGACCTGACCGACTTCGTCCGCAGCAAGTTCCTGCGCAAACGCCTGCGGACCTCGCTCGAGGTCTACGGGCCGCGGGTACGAGCCGCGGTCGAGCGGGCGATGGACGACCCGCGCTTCACGCCGCGGCGCGGCGTGCCGTTCCGCCTGGGCAACACGATCCGGGTCACCGCGAAGCTGACGCCGAGCCTGCTCGGCGGCCTCGTGTCGAGCCTGGCGCGCCCGGACGCCGCCCGTGCCCGTGCCTACCGCGCGGTGGCCGAGATCCGCCACCGGACCACGCCACCACCGGAACCCGCCACCGCGCTGACCAGGCTGACGTGGGTCGCCGAGGAATCGCACGGGGTGGTGATGGGCAACGGCATGCTCGGGCTGCTGGGCCCGCTGACGGCGGGCATCGTGTCCGGCACGGCACCGTCGGCGCTGCTCGACGGGATTGCTTCGCCCGAAGAACTCGACGTCGTGCTCGGTGGCATGCCGTTCAACGTGACCACCGAGATGGACCTGGCCCTGTGGCGGCTCGCGGTGAACGCGGCCGGACACCGCGAGCTGTTCCTCGGGCTGTCCCCGGACGAACTCACCGCGAAGTACCGGGCAGGCGAACTACCGGACATCGGCATGGCCGGGTTCCTGGCGCAGTACGGCATGCGCGCGGCGGCCGAAATCGACGTCGGCATGCCCCGCTGGGAGGAAGATCCCACGCCGCTGTGGGCCACCATCGCCAACTACCTCCGCGTGGACGCCCCCGAGCAGGCACCGGACCGGCGGTTCCGCCAGGCCGCGGCGAAGGCGGAGGCCATGATCGAGGAACTCGCCCGGCGCACGCGTCGCACGCGGCCGGTGCGCGGCAGGGTCGCGGTGTTCCTGATGCGCCGGTCACGTCGCCTCACCGGACTCCGCGAGATCGGGAAGTTCGCCTGGCTGCCCGCACTCCAACTGTCACGGCGGCAACTGCTGCTCGCCGGTGAGGAACTCGTCGCGCGGGGGCTGCTCACGCGCGCCGACGACGTCATGTTCCTCGACCTCCAGGAAGCGATCTCCGCCGCACGCGACGGGACCGACTACCGCGACCTGGTCGCCACCCGGCGCGCGGAGCACGAGCGTGAACTCCGCCGCCCGACCGTGCCGGGTGCCCTGCTTTCCGACGGCACCGACGTCGAGACGCTCGCCCCGGCGGGCCCGGCCGAGGACGGGGTGCTCACCGGGATGGCCGGTGCCGCGGGCCGGGCGACCGGCCGGGCACGCGTGATCCTCGACCCCGCCGACGCGCACATCGAACCCGGGGAAATCCTGGTCGCCCCGACCACCGATCCCGGCTGGACCCCGCTGTTCCTGACCACCGCCGGCCTGGTCACCGAAACCGGCTCGCCGGTGGCCCACGGCCCCACCGTGGCCAGGGAATACGGCATTCCGGCGGTGATCTGCGTCCGCGGCGCCACCCGCGAGATCAAAACCGGGCAGCTGATCACCATCGACGGCGGCGCTGGCACCGTCCGCATCGACGAGCCGGCGGACCACTCCGCCGCGGCCAGCGGCCGGAACCCGTAG
- a CDS encoding nitroreductase family deazaflavin-dependent oxidoreductase, giving the protein MARFDNRPTGLLRTAFRAPVWLYRLRLGWLLGHRFVYLAHRGRRSGLRRETVLEVVDLGTAEVFVVSGYGERADWYRNLLAAPPLEIRLGGHRYRQPPQRFLTRDQIVELLTRYRRQHPRTWRRLASALGLPTDGQLDDAAERLRSVAFTIRAPTRSITRPGGWLRSRMP; this is encoded by the coding sequence TTGGCACGGTTCGACAACCGGCCGACCGGGCTGCTGCGGACCGCGTTCCGCGCCCCCGTCTGGCTCTACCGCCTGCGCCTGGGCTGGCTGCTCGGACATCGGTTTGTCTACCTGGCCCACCGCGGGCGCCGCAGCGGACTACGACGCGAAACCGTTCTGGAAGTCGTGGACCTCGGTACCGCCGAAGTTTTTGTGGTCTCCGGCTACGGCGAACGCGCCGACTGGTACCGCAACCTACTGGCCGCGCCCCCGCTGGAAATCCGGCTCGGTGGCCACCGCTACCGGCAGCCACCGCAGCGGTTCCTCACCCGCGATCAGATCGTGGAGCTGCTCACGCGCTACCGTCGGCAGCACCCGCGCACCTGGCGCCGCCTGGCGTCCGCACTCGGTCTGCCCACCGACGGTCAGCTCGACGACGCCGCGGAACGGCTTCGCTCCGTCGCGTTCACCATCCGGGCACCCACTCGCTCCATCACCCGCCCGGGCGGCTGGCTTCGGAGCCGAATGCCGTGA
- a CDS encoding FAD-dependent monooxygenase, with protein sequence MKAVICGAGIAGLTLAGRLSDLGGEVVLLERAPGPRTHGYMIDFFGPGYDAAESMGLLPALEGVAHPVEEAWYVDADGRRRATVRPGLFAHGPLLNLMRPDLERVLRDQLPDTVDQRFGVSPVAVAERGDHVRITLDDNTDLEADLLVGADGIHSTVRRLVFGDESRFLRYLGFHTAAYTFDSPAISAAVAGRACLTDTMGSQMGFYALPAGRVATFGVHRAPDPSLPDDTRAAVLDAYAELGWLVPEALDRCPPSTELYYDQVAQIEMPRWSSGHVVLVGDACHAVSLLAGQGASLGVAGAYLLADRLAGARPISQGLLEYERLWRPVAEEKQKTGRAAARWFLPDSAWQLPVRRAALRTTHVPLLNRLIAASVAGKPTTLIRNLPTASKK encoded by the coding sequence ATGAAGGCGGTGATCTGCGGCGCCGGGATCGCCGGGCTCACGCTGGCGGGCCGGCTGTCGGACCTCGGCGGCGAGGTCGTGCTGCTGGAACGCGCGCCGGGGCCCCGGACGCACGGGTACATGATCGACTTCTTCGGGCCCGGTTACGATGCCGCCGAATCGATGGGCCTGCTCCCCGCGCTCGAAGGTGTGGCGCACCCGGTCGAGGAGGCTTGGTACGTCGACGCGGACGGGCGGCGCCGCGCCACCGTACGCCCCGGCCTGTTCGCCCACGGCCCGCTGCTGAACCTCATGCGACCCGACCTGGAGCGCGTGTTGCGCGACCAGTTACCGGACACGGTCGACCAGCGCTTCGGCGTCAGCCCGGTCGCCGTCGCCGAGCGCGGTGACCACGTGCGGATCACCCTCGACGACAACACGGATCTGGAGGCCGACCTCCTGGTCGGCGCCGATGGCATCCACTCCACCGTCCGGCGGCTGGTCTTCGGGGACGAATCCCGGTTCCTCCGTTATCTCGGCTTCCACACCGCGGCCTACACCTTCGACTCCCCCGCGATCAGCGCCGCGGTCGCCGGGCGGGCATGCCTGACCGACACCATGGGCAGCCAGATGGGCTTCTACGCCCTACCGGCTGGCCGCGTCGCCACCTTCGGCGTGCACCGGGCCCCGGATCCGAGCCTGCCGGACGACACCCGCGCTGCCGTGCTCGACGCCTACGCCGAGCTGGGTTGGCTGGTACCCGAAGCACTCGATCGGTGCCCGCCGTCCACCGAGCTCTACTACGACCAAGTCGCCCAGATCGAGATGCCCCGCTGGAGCAGCGGACACGTCGTGCTGGTCGGCGACGCGTGCCATGCCGTGTCCCTGCTGGCCGGACAAGGCGCCTCGCTGGGCGTCGCCGGTGCGTATCTGCTCGCCGACCGGCTGGCCGGAGCACGGCCGATCAGCCAGGGGCTGCTGGAGTACGAAAGGCTTTGGCGCCCGGTAGCCGAGGAGAAGCAGAAGACCGGCCGTGCTGCCGCACGCTGGTTCCTGCCGGATTCCGCGTGGCAACTCCCCGTGCGCCGAGCAGCGCTGCGAACGACACACGTGCCGTTGCTCAACCGCCTGATAGCGGCGAGCGTGGCCGGGAAACCCACCACGCTCATCCGGAACCTCCCTACCGCCAGCAAGAAGTGA
- a CDS encoding TetR/AcrR family transcriptional regulator, translating into MASPAAERGREVRERLLAAAVELIPERGWPAVSTRVLAERAGVTPSVVHYHFSSIPALLHEAVIGRMRAVLSEVDKALDGAGTPAAAVEGILASLDQYSGGDQTSLLFIEAYLAATRDDELRERIAAVAGEFRQRFGRWLGEHGVPAAAETAAVVMASVDGLLLHRGLGSDPDTAQLATVLRRLTTTASKEPPR; encoded by the coding sequence ATGGCTTCCCCAGCCGCGGAACGGGGCCGGGAGGTGCGCGAGCGACTACTGGCCGCCGCGGTCGAACTCATTCCCGAACGCGGCTGGCCCGCGGTGAGCACCCGGGTGCTCGCCGAACGCGCGGGGGTGACACCAAGCGTCGTGCACTACCACTTCTCCTCGATACCCGCGTTACTCCACGAGGCGGTGATCGGCCGCATGCGCGCAGTACTGTCCGAAGTGGACAAAGCGCTCGACGGTGCGGGCACCCCGGCCGCGGCGGTCGAAGGGATCCTCGCGTCCCTGGACCAGTACTCCGGCGGCGACCAGACGTCGCTGCTGTTCATCGAGGCATACCTGGCGGCGACCAGGGACGACGAACTCCGCGAGCGGATCGCCGCGGTGGCCGGGGAGTTCCGGCAGCGGTTCGGTCGATGGCTGGGCGAACACGGGGTGCCCGCGGCCGCGGAGACCGCGGCCGTGGTGATGGCATCGGTCGATGGGCTGCTCTTGCACCGCGGGCTGGGCTCGGACCCGGACACGGCGCAACTGGCGACCGTGCTGCGCCGGCTCACCACGACCGCGAGCAAGGAGCCGCCGCGATGA
- a CDS encoding DUF4232 domain-containing protein — MTAGLCATSVAACEPATPSPERADVQVGETSATNPIAAPSCAADQLTGTLEPGSPGAGQRYATLVLTNKSGPACTVDGYGDLRLADADDTALPTDSWREPDPAPTPVVLAQGDAAQRELHWTVVRAPEEPADGPCQPEPERLEVTPPDRAGLIPVPWSFGPVCQHGWLGGGAYTAR; from the coding sequence GTGACGGCCGGTCTGTGTGCGACATCGGTGGCCGCCTGCGAACCCGCCACACCTTCCCCGGAACGAGCGGATGTCCAGGTCGGCGAGACCAGCGCGACGAACCCGATCGCGGCACCCTCGTGCGCGGCCGACCAGCTCACCGGCACGCTCGAGCCCGGCTCACCAGGTGCCGGGCAGCGCTACGCCACTCTCGTGCTGACCAACAAGTCCGGCCCCGCCTGCACCGTCGACGGTTACGGCGATCTACGGCTCGCGGACGCCGACGACACTGCCCTGCCCACCGATTCGTGGCGCGAACCCGATCCGGCGCCCACGCCGGTGGTGCTCGCCCAAGGTGATGCGGCACAACGCGAATTGCACTGGACAGTGGTCCGCGCGCCGGAGGAACCGGCCGACGGCCCGTGCCAGCCGGAGCCGGAGCGCTTGGAGGTCACCCCGCCCGACCGGGCCGGGCTGATCCCGGTGCCGTGGTCTTTCGGGCCCGTCTGCCAGCACGGCTGGCTGGGCGGCGGCGCGTACACCGCACGATGA
- a CDS encoding universal stress protein: MTIPVGSILAGFDGSNGSRRAVEWAAEEAVRRRGTLLIAQCFVSAPPVMQGWTSADEVEGTRIREQAEYQLDEMADHCGKSHPELAVDTVLPEGRAGVALPALAEEAGASLIVVGSSGLSALPRALLGSTAAELVRTAVQPGVVVRGEEPAAADAPVVVGVDGSAVSDRAVEFAFEFAAGHGLPLLAVHAWTDWQAGLLASAPMAPVGRERQDTQAEAAVRAHLDKFAARFPEVRSEVRFVAEHPAQILTELAEHARLLVVGSHGRGAVGRVFLGSVSHAVLYHAPCPVAVLRDTGEGHA, translated from the coding sequence ATGACCATTCCTGTTGGCTCGATCTTGGCCGGATTCGACGGGTCGAACGGTTCTCGCCGTGCTGTCGAGTGGGCGGCCGAGGAGGCGGTGCGGCGGCGGGGCACTTTGTTGATCGCGCAGTGCTTCGTGTCGGCGCCGCCGGTCATGCAGGGCTGGACCAGCGCGGACGAGGTCGAGGGCACCCGGATCCGCGAGCAGGCGGAGTACCAGCTCGATGAGATGGCCGACCACTGCGGCAAATCCCATCCCGAGCTGGCAGTGGACACCGTGCTGCCCGAGGGCAGGGCGGGCGTGGCCCTGCCCGCGCTCGCCGAGGAGGCCGGGGCTTCGCTGATCGTGGTGGGCTCGTCGGGCCTCAGCGCCTTGCCACGGGCACTGCTGGGGTCGACCGCCGCGGAGTTGGTGCGCACAGCCGTTCAGCCGGGGGTCGTGGTCCGCGGCGAGGAGCCGGCGGCCGCGGACGCGCCGGTGGTGGTCGGCGTGGACGGTTCGGCGGTCAGTGATCGTGCGGTGGAGTTCGCGTTCGAATTCGCGGCCGGGCACGGGTTGCCGCTGCTGGCGGTGCACGCCTGGACGGACTGGCAGGCGGGACTGCTGGCCAGCGCTCCGATGGCCCCGGTCGGGCGAGAACGGCAAGACACGCAGGCGGAGGCCGCGGTCCGGGCTCACCTCGACAAGTTCGCCGCGCGTTTCCCCGAGGTGCGCAGCGAGGTGCGGTTCGTGGCCGAGCACCCCGCGCAGATCCTGACGGAATTGGCCGAGCACGCACGGCTGCTCGTGGTCGGCAGCCATGGCCGCGGGGCGGTGGGGCGTGTCTTCCTCGGTTCGGTCAGCCACGCGGTGCTGTACCACGCTCCCTGCCCGGTGGCCGTGCTGCGAGACACCGGGGAAGGCCATGCATGA
- a CDS encoding S1C family serine protease, with the protein MVTIQAAGGIGSGVVLREDVVMTNAHVVGETREVTVAYADGSRSPGTVLATDEVTDLAVVRSERGGLPVPEFRQELPQPGEVALAIGSPLGFENTVTAGIVSGLHRQLPGSAAQTRSLVDLVQTDAPISPGNSGGALLDAQGRVIGINEADLPPETGAVSLGFAIPSATALDIAEQLLADGTATHPYLGVSVRPLTPPIKEKLGLVADHGVVVGAVDDNSPAASAGVRAGDVITEFGGAQIRTVEDPLTALRKTKAGESVPLVVLRDGQRHEQAVTIESR; encoded by the coding sequence GTGGTGACCATCCAGGCCGCCGGCGGCATCGGCAGCGGCGTGGTCCTGCGCGAGGACGTCGTGATGACCAACGCACATGTCGTCGGCGAAACTCGGGAGGTCACCGTGGCCTATGCCGACGGGAGCCGATCGCCGGGGACGGTGCTGGCCACCGACGAGGTGACCGACCTGGCCGTGGTGCGCAGCGAACGCGGCGGGCTGCCCGTTCCCGAGTTCCGCCAGGAACTACCACAACCCGGTGAGGTGGCGCTCGCCATCGGCAGTCCGCTGGGATTCGAGAACACCGTCACGGCCGGGATCGTTTCGGGGCTGCACCGGCAGCTTCCGGGATCGGCGGCCCAGACCCGTTCGCTGGTCGATCTCGTGCAGACCGACGCACCGATCTCGCCCGGCAATTCCGGTGGCGCGCTGCTCGACGCGCAAGGGCGGGTGATCGGGATCAACGAAGCCGACTTGCCGCCCGAGACCGGCGCGGTCTCCCTCGGATTCGCCATTCCGTCGGCCACCGCCCTCGACATCGCCGAGCAGCTGCTGGCCGATGGCACCGCCACTCATCCCTACCTCGGGGTGTCGGTGCGCCCGCTCACCCCGCCCATCAAGGAAAAGCTCGGGTTGGTGGCCGACCACGGCGTGGTGGTCGGCGCGGTCGACGACAACAGTCCCGCCGCCTCGGCCGGTGTCCGGGCCGGCGACGTCATCACCGAGTTCGGCGGTGCCCAGATCCGCACGGTGGAGGACCCGCTCACCGCGCTGAGGAAAACCAAGGCGGGCGAATCGGTTCCGCTCGTGGTCCTCCGTGACGGCCAGCGACACGAGCAGGCCGTCACGATCGAATCCAGGTGA
- a CDS encoding DUF4232 domain-containing protein → MPPETTETPPRTTTVTASGLPACPASQLSGRLRPGSPEVGHRRATLEVTNRGDSPCALNGYGDLRLLGADARTVPTDAWRQPHPAATEVVLDPGEAAVRELRWSARPGKGEPADGPCQPEAVRLEVTPPDQAESFGVPWSLGPVCRGGWIAGGAFTESTSNARP, encoded by the coding sequence GTGCCACCGGAAACCACGGAGACACCCCCGCGCACGACAACGGTGACGGCGAGCGGCCTGCCAGCTTGCCCGGCCTCGCAGCTGTCCGGGCGGCTCCGGCCCGGCTCCCCCGAAGTCGGCCACCGCCGCGCCACGCTCGAAGTGACCAACCGCGGTGATTCCCCTTGCGCGCTCAACGGATACGGCGACCTGCGCCTGCTCGGCGCCGACGCCAGGACCGTGCCGACGGACGCCTGGCGCCAGCCGCACCCGGCGGCCACCGAGGTGGTGCTCGACCCCGGCGAGGCGGCGGTCCGGGAACTGCGCTGGTCGGCGCGCCCCGGCAAAGGCGAGCCGGCGGACGGGCCGTGCCAGCCGGAAGCGGTCCGCTTGGAGGTCACGCCGCCGGACCAGGCGGAAAGCTTCGGCGTGCCGTGGTCACTGGGCCCGGTCTGCCGCGGCGGCTGGATCGCCGGCGGCGCGTTCACCGAAAGCACCAGCAACGCCCGCCCATAG
- a CDS encoding response regulator transcription factor, with the protein MTAVLLVEDDEHIREALGLSLADHGFDVVEAVSGEQALSVVESTPVDVVLLDLMLPGIDGMTVCRSLRSRGDLPIIMVTARTDTRDVIDGLEAGADDYVTKPLIAGELAARIRALLRRRGPGRTELVAGALKIHPGTGEVVRDGEPLHLTRTEFRLLSELAAAGGDVVTREQLLQRVWGYDYFGDTRLLDVHIRRLRRKVELDPDEPALVLTVRGVGYRVHQDAG; encoded by the coding sequence ATGACCGCGGTGCTGCTGGTCGAGGACGACGAGCACATCCGCGAAGCGCTCGGGCTTTCCTTGGCCGACCACGGTTTCGACGTGGTGGAGGCGGTTTCGGGGGAGCAGGCGCTGTCGGTGGTCGAGTCCACGCCGGTCGACGTGGTGCTGCTGGACCTGATGCTGCCGGGGATCGACGGCATGACGGTGTGCCGGTCCCTGCGGTCCCGCGGTGACCTGCCGATCATCATGGTCACCGCCCGCACCGACACCCGCGACGTGATCGACGGCCTGGAGGCGGGCGCGGACGACTACGTGACCAAACCGCTGATCGCGGGGGAGTTGGCGGCCCGCATCCGCGCCTTGCTGCGGCGCCGGGGTCCCGGCCGCACGGAACTGGTGGCCGGCGCGCTGAAAATCCACCCGGGAACCGGCGAGGTCGTCCGTGACGGGGAGCCGCTGCACCTGACCAGGACCGAGTTCCGCCTGCTGTCCGAACTCGCCGCCGCCGGCGGGGACGTGGTGACCAGGGAGCAGCTGCTCCAGCGGGTCTGGGGGTACGACTACTTCGGCGACACGCGCCTGCTCGACGTGCACATCCGCCGGTTGCGCCGCAAGGTGGAGCTGGATCCGGACGAGCCCGCGCTGGTGCTCACCGTACGCGGCGTCGGCTACCGGGTGCACCAGGACGCCGGATGA
- a CDS encoding sensor histidine kinase, translating into MSKRWSLRWRVTAALGAGSLLIVSVLAVTTWNLATNYLLDQREQAAVRQAQLNVRLVDAAIRDRSPGLDELLTGLTTGPDSSILVYQPGRWLTSGRQVPPQTLPAELLDLGRAGEPARQRLAVGGVPVLAVVLPVVSEGGFYVELFPLVELDRTMRFLSVVLTAATVAGGLLGGGLGWWASRRALRPLTTLTSAASRIAAGDHSARLPAQTDPDLAPLAATFNATAQALEHRVQQDARFAGDVSHELRSPLTTMANAAEVLDRRRDALPAPARRALDLLVAEIRRFQRMVVDLLEISRARQESDEQAWELVDLGDVVRRVLEHRNQPDVLDAPGPALVLADRRRLDRVVGNLLDNADRYAGGVVRIAVTAHDGKVRMEVDDQGPGVPDELRSRIFERFTRGQARGRGDETGSGLGLAIVADHIARHGGTAEVADRPGGGARFVVELPEAE; encoded by the coding sequence ATGAGCAAGCGCTGGTCACTGCGTTGGCGGGTGACCGCGGCACTGGGCGCCGGTTCGCTGCTGATCGTCAGCGTGCTCGCGGTGACCACCTGGAACCTGGCCACCAACTACCTGCTCGACCAGCGCGAGCAGGCCGCGGTGCGGCAGGCGCAGCTCAACGTCCGGCTGGTCGACGCGGCCATCCGCGACCGATCTCCTGGTCTGGACGAGTTGCTCACCGGCCTGACCACCGGCCCGGACTCGTCGATCCTGGTCTACCAGCCGGGCCGGTGGCTGACCAGCGGCAGGCAGGTGCCGCCGCAGACGCTGCCCGCCGAACTGCTCGATCTCGGCCGCGCGGGGGAACCGGCCCGCCAGCGCCTGGCCGTCGGCGGCGTCCCGGTGCTCGCGGTGGTGCTGCCGGTGGTGTCCGAGGGCGGCTTCTACGTCGAGCTGTTCCCGCTGGTCGAGCTGGACCGCACGATGCGGTTCCTGAGCGTGGTGCTGACCGCCGCGACGGTCGCGGGCGGCCTGCTCGGCGGCGGGCTGGGCTGGTGGGCCAGCCGTCGCGCGCTGCGCCCGCTGACCACGCTGACCAGCGCGGCGTCCCGGATCGCCGCCGGGGACCACAGCGCCCGCCTGCCCGCGCAGACCGATCCCGATCTGGCGCCGCTGGCCGCGACCTTCAACGCCACCGCGCAAGCGCTGGAGCACCGGGTCCAGCAGGACGCGCGGTTCGCCGGGGACGTCAGCCACGAGCTGCGGTCACCGCTGACCACCATGGCCAACGCGGCCGAGGTGCTCGACCGCCGCCGTGACGCCCTGCCCGCACCGGCTCGCCGCGCGCTGGACCTGCTCGTCGCGGAGATCCGCCGGTTCCAGCGCATGGTGGTCGACCTGCTGGAGATCTCCCGTGCCCGCCAGGAATCCGACGAGCAGGCCTGGGAACTGGTGGACCTCGGCGACGTGGTCCGCCGGGTGCTCGAGCACCGGAACCAGCCGGACGTGCTGGACGCGCCGGGGCCCGCGCTGGTGCTGGCCGATCGGCGGCGGCTGGACCGGGTGGTCGGCAACTTGCTGGACAACGCCGACCGCTACGCCGGCGGAGTGGTGCGCATCGCGGTCACCGCACACGACGGGAAGGTCCGGATGGAGGTCGACGACCAGGGCCCCGGCGTGCCGGACGAGCTGCGGTCGCGGATCTTCGAGCGGTTCACCCGCGGGCAGGCGCGGGGGCGCGGTGACGAAACCGGCAGCGGGCTCGGGCTGGCCATCGTGGCCGACCACATCGCGCGGCACGGCGGCACCGCCGAGGTGGCGGACCGGCCCGGCGGCGGCGCGCGGTTTGTCGTCGAACTCCCGGAGGCGGAATGA
- a CDS encoding winged helix-turn-helix transcriptional regulator, whose product MKRSATHHPAARTTDLLGEAWTTLIVTELLAGQRCLDDLAELLPMVSKSSLGHRMRRLHAVGLVEASADRHGRFHYRLTAAGRDLEPVLAQLSSWGSRWLPPPRAGDLDPRLLLADLCRTIGGPHEPGAIEVGFSDVTGPRQWWVVLGARARAQRTAPDLPVLVRVECTITALASVWLGHSRCLDELRARTLRFTGDRAAVRRLAGWLSAGAPAKSLAAIGSA is encoded by the coding sequence GTGAAGCGCTCCGCGACCCACCACCCCGCAGCCAGGACGACCGATCTGCTGGGCGAGGCGTGGACCACGCTGATCGTCACCGAGCTGCTCGCCGGGCAGCGCTGCCTCGACGACCTCGCCGAGCTGCTGCCGATGGTGTCCAAGTCGAGCCTCGGCCACCGGATGCGCCGGTTGCACGCGGTGGGCCTGGTCGAAGCCAGCGCCGACCGGCACGGCCGGTTCCACTACCGGCTCACCGCGGCCGGGCGTGACCTCGAACCGGTGCTGGCGCAGCTGTCCAGCTGGGGTTCGCGGTGGCTGCCGCCGCCACGGGCCGGTGATCTCGATCCGCGGCTGCTGCTGGCCGACCTGTGCCGGACCATCGGCGGACCACACGAACCCGGCGCCATCGAGGTCGGGTTCTCGGACGTGACCGGCCCGCGGCAGTGGTGGGTGGTGCTGGGCGCGCGGGCCCGCGCCCAGCGGACCGCCCCGGACCTGCCGGTGCTGGTGCGGGTCGAGTGCACGATCACCGCGCTGGCCAGCGTGTGGCTCGGCCACAGCCGGTGCCTCGACGAACTGCGGGCACGCACCCTGCGCTTCACCGGTGACCGGGCCGCGGTGCGCAGGCTGGCCGGCTGGCTCAGCGCCGGTGCGCCCGCGAAGTCCCTGGCGGCGATCGGCAGCGCGTGA
- a CDS encoding ArsR/SmtB family transcription factor translates to MTAGPGPTAALLPTEPNGVEMVAKFFRALGDPARLRLLEFLLHDEHTVTECVAHIGLSQGRVSTHLGCLSDCGYVQVRREGRFAYYTVTDPRVAELVLLARSLAADNAAALAACMRITPTA, encoded by the coding sequence ATGACCGCAGGTCCCGGCCCGACCGCCGCGCTGCTGCCCACCGAACCGAACGGGGTGGAGATGGTGGCCAAGTTCTTCCGCGCGCTCGGCGACCCCGCACGGCTGCGGCTGCTCGAATTCCTGCTGCACGACGAACACACCGTCACCGAGTGCGTCGCCCACATCGGCCTGTCCCAGGGCCGCGTCTCCACCCACCTCGGGTGCCTGTCGGACTGCGGCTACGTGCAGGTCCGCCGTGAAGGCCGCTTCGCCTACTACACCGTGACCGATCCACGTGTCGCCGAACTGGTGCTGCTCGCCCGATCGCTGGCCGCGGACAACGCCGCCGCGCTGGCCGCCTGCATGCGCATCACACCGACCGCGTGA